Below is a genomic region from candidate division KSB1 bacterium.
CTTTATTGCGGCCGATGTTATGCTTGCCTCCAGGGCAGGCAAGAGGTTTGTTTGAACCTGAAGATTTTAGGTTTTGATCAGGATGGTTCATTTGCAAATTATGTTTGCTTGCCCGAGAATGTGATCTGGAAAAACGATCCCTTAATTCCCAAAGATTGGGGTTCACTTCAAGAACCTCTGGGCAATGCCATAGATACGGTGTTGGCTGAAAACGTGACCGGGAAAACGGTTTTGTTTACCGGCTGCGGACCGATTGGCTTGCTGGGCATCGGGGTTGCCAAAG
It encodes:
- a CDS encoding alcohol dehydrogenase catalytic domain-containing protein — encoded protein: METMQAVVKTEAGKGAVYIEKPIPEISDLEVLVKVRTTSICGSDLHLYNWETWSEDRIHLPRVMGHEMAGEVVEVGKMVKNIQAGDYISAETHLYCGRCYACLQGRQEVCLNLKILGFDQDGSFANYVCLPENVIWKNDPLIPKDWGSLQEPLGNAIDTVLAENVTGKTVLFTGCGPIGLLGIGVAK